CATTATCCTGACCAAGGAAGCGGCCGTCCCGGTTGAGAAAAAAGCAAAAGAGGAAGCAAAAAAGGAAGAAGTTGAAAAGGTAGAGGTTAAAAAAGAGGAAAAGCCGGCGGTAAAGAAAGAAGAGATCAAGAGCGAGCCGAAAGCGATCGTTGAAAAGGAGCTTCCTCCAGGGGAAAAGATCGTTCTCAAGACCGAAGCGATCCGGGACCTGGAAAGAGAACTTTCCGGGAAAGCGCAGGAGTTGTTGAACCGGTTTTATCCACCAAACAGCTCGATCGTAAAGGTCAGCGTGGCGATCCAGCCGATGAAAGAGAACGAGATAAAACTCAAGGATATCAAGGTCAAAAAACTTAACACCGTTATTTTGATCGATAATCGGATCGATCTGACCGCCAAGTTAAAGCAGGCGACCTTTACGACCGTAGCGGCTGCTGTTGGCCACAATAAAAAACGCGGCGATATTATTATCCTGCAGAAAGTTCCCTTTCATCTGGCGACCCCGGCAGCCGATAAAAAGATCGTTAAAAAAGTCAAAAACCCGGGGCAATTGTTTGCTTTAAACTCGGTCAACTTTCGCCGCTGGGTGATCTGGGGGACGGGAGGGGTTGTTGGGCTGGTGATTTTGTTTTGGCTCTGGTCTTTAGTGTTCGGCCGCGGACGGCAGGAAGAGCTGCCTCGCGAGCCTGGCCGGTCACCAGGAAATGTTCCCGCTCCGCCGCCCCCTCCGCCAGCGCCATCCGGGGTTGATCGGGTCAGGAACGCGGTTGAGCAGAACCCGGAAAAGATCGCCGACCTTTTAAAAAAATGGTTAAGTGAATAACATGACGTTAACCGGACGGGAAAAAGCGACAATATTTTTATCGATCCTGGGAGCGGATGTCTCCTCCCGGGTCTTGCGCTATTTGCCCGATGAACTGGCGGATTTGATCGCTGCCGGGATCAACCATTTGCCGACCCCG
This portion of the Candidatus Margulisiibacteriota bacterium genome encodes:
- the fliF gene encoding flagellar M-ring protein FliF — translated: MAEAPAGFDMRRMLLVGGVVLVVIFSAIFLFIRGCSTSDFNRNPGYSVIYSNLDLKDAANVVARLKELKIPYNIREGGKAIAVPKDKMDEARLGLAEKNLPIGGSVGWEIFDETKMGATDFDRRIQLIRAISGELARTIKRIEGIEDVRVQVVIPETKLFAVAVAPVTASVLLRLRPGFELTPARVNGIVHLVASSVENLQTENVTVIDDSGRILSTNAGQPVSGLGEGMIPPPPPAKMLPQIVEPDIILTKEAAVPVEKKAKEEAKKEEVEKVEVKKEEKPAVKKEEIKSEPKAIVEKELPPGEKIVLKTEAIRDLERELSGKAQELLNRFYPPNSSIVKVSVAIQPMKENEIKLKDIKVKKLNTVILIDNRIDLTAKLKQATFTTVAAAVGHNKKRGDIIILQKVPFHLATPAADKKIVKKVKNPGQLFALNSVNFRRWVIWGTGGVVGLVILFWLWSLVFGRGRQEELPREPGRSPGNVPAPPPPPPAPSGVDRVRNAVEQNPEKIADLLKKWLSE